One window of Elusimicrobiota bacterium genomic DNA carries:
- a CDS encoding HRDC domain-containing protein yields the protein MISNLPPVRILTTISHIEWLAERLTGEQRIAVDLESDGFYVYHEKTCLLQLSSEKEDFIVDPLAAKDLSPLRHIFADPAIEKVFHAAEYDLLRLRTDFNFSIRGLFDTMAAARTMGSAKLGLAPLIEHHFGVALSKKLQRANWGKRPLSDEQLQYARLDTHFLLRLRDKIEAELIERGLLEEARETFRRLERVVTKPREFDPDDFWRLSGARELTPVGRAVLRELYIFRERTACELDRAAFRVMPEQILAVIAADRPSTREHLQNVLGMTPYLFEHFAEGLLAAIERGLAAEPIDRPPERPAGSRWDAGTARRYELLRAWRKKLADERGVNPVVILETDEVKSLAEAPSKSEDEASWLVSLSDFKRESYGEQLKALLRESLAHQAPPGRKRRRGRR from the coding sequence ATGATCAGCAACCTCCCGCCGGTCCGCATCCTCACCACCATCAGCCACATCGAGTGGCTCGCCGAGCGCCTCACCGGAGAGCAGCGCATCGCCGTGGACCTCGAGTCCGACGGCTTCTACGTGTACCACGAGAAGACCTGCCTGCTCCAGCTCTCCTCCGAGAAGGAGGATTTCATCGTCGACCCGCTCGCGGCCAAGGACCTCTCGCCGCTGCGCCACATCTTCGCCGACCCCGCCATCGAGAAGGTCTTCCACGCGGCGGAGTACGACCTCCTGCGCCTGAGGACCGACTTCAACTTCTCCATACGCGGGCTCTTCGACACGATGGCCGCCGCGCGCACCATGGGCTCCGCGAAGCTCGGCCTCGCGCCGCTCATCGAGCACCACTTCGGGGTCGCCCTCTCGAAGAAGCTCCAGCGCGCCAACTGGGGCAAGCGCCCCTTGAGCGACGAGCAGCTCCAGTACGCCCGGCTCGACACGCACTTCCTGCTGCGCCTGCGCGACAAGATCGAGGCCGAGCTCATCGAACGCGGCCTCCTCGAGGAGGCCCGCGAGACCTTCCGGCGCCTCGAGCGCGTCGTCACGAAGCCGCGCGAGTTCGACCCCGACGACTTCTGGCGCCTCTCCGGCGCCCGCGAGCTCACGCCCGTCGGCCGCGCCGTCCTCAGGGAGCTCTACATCTTCCGCGAGCGCACGGCCTGCGAGCTGGACCGCGCCGCCTTCCGCGTCATGCCCGAGCAGATCCTCGCGGTCATCGCCGCGGACCGGCCGAGCACCCGCGAGCACCTGCAGAACGTGCTGGGGATGACCCCGTACCTCTTCGAACACTTCGCCGAGGGCCTGCTCGCCGCCATCGAGCGCGGCCTCGCGGCCGAGCCCATCGACCGACCGCCGGAGCGCCCCGCCGGCAGCCGCTGGGACGCGGGCACCGCCCGCCGCTACGAGCTCCTGCGCGCGTGGCGCAAGAAGCTCGCCGACGAGCGCGGCGTGAACCCGGTGGTGATCCTGGAGACCGACGAGGTGAAGTCCCTCGCCGAGGCGCCCTCGAAATCCGAGGACGAGGCCTCGTGGCTCGTCTCACTCAGCGACTTCAAACGCGAGAGCTATGGGGAACAGCTGAAGGCCCTATTAAGAGAGTCCTTGGCCCACCAAGCGCCGCCTGGAAGAAAACGTCGGCGAGGGCGGCGCTAG
- a CDS encoding diguanylate cyclase, whose amino-acid sequence MRKGLWIEELPLAVTVCDRAGKALEMNRRSAETFAKDGGRRLLGTNLLDCHPGPARRKMKALLRSGSVNVYTIEKKGKKKLIWQGPWYRRGKLAGLVELSIMLPAKVPHFIRKP is encoded by the coding sequence ATGAGGAAGGGACTCTGGATCGAAGAGCTGCCGCTCGCCGTGACCGTCTGCGACCGCGCCGGGAAGGCCCTGGAGATGAACCGGAGGTCCGCGGAGACGTTCGCGAAGGACGGCGGCCGACGGCTGCTCGGGACCAACCTGCTCGACTGCCACCCCGGGCCCGCGCGCCGGAAGATGAAGGCCCTTCTGCGTTCGGGGAGTGTGAACGTCTATACCATCGAGAAGAAGGGGAAGAAGAAGCTCATCTGGCAGGGGCCGTGGTACAGGAGAGGGAAGCTGGCGGGGCTGGTGGAGCTTTCTATCATGCTGCCAGCGAAAGTACCGCATTTCATCAGGAAGCCTTAA